In the genome of Brachypodium distachyon strain Bd21 chromosome 3, Brachypodium_distachyon_v3.0, whole genome shotgun sequence, the window TAAAAGTATGTTCTACTGTCATTTTTCAGGGGTGTGAAATACATAGTATTGAAAACATTTGCTTGTCCATTGtcttgtatttttgtttgctagCAGTTGAAAATTTCCACAAGAATATGTTTAATGCATAGCACAAGGGATTGGATCTGTTGCACACGGAGCAAGCTAATTTACAGACAAATGATGGATCATGCGAAGAGTAACATTTCTTACTTCCGGAATCAAActgtgggtgggtgggtgggcgGGTGGGGTGTTCCTCACCTGAATAGCATTACTCAAATTGAAGAATTTCATAGTTCACGAGTTGCGGTGATAGGCAGACACACCAGGAATCGAGAGCTACCATTAGATCATCTTTTCTTAGGTGATGGGCTCTACTTCTTTCCGAAGTAAGTACattggaaagaaaaacaaaataaaaaagtacAACATTATAACAATTACCAACAGGGATTGCAAATGATAGCTCAAGAGAAAAAAGTAACACCGAGACGGGCAAGCAAGGATATCCATCACCACATGATATTGTGCCCACTCGATAAATCTTTCTTACCTTTAATGGGCTTGTTATTTCAACCTCTCTGCATGGTGCCAATTTAACTTTTCTTGCGAACCTTTCGCGGCTCAAGGCCAAGCTCCCTTGTCCTCTCCTCCATCTTCCAAAACAAGTGTTGGGCCCTGAGCCAGTTCCCCTTCACATGACCAACACCTCCCCACTTCACCCAATCTCGATTTCGACGGAATAAACATCACCTACGTTCGAACAGTTTATCTTATCCCTTTTGCGGTTTCCGCAAACATACACCTCTTTAGTGTGGCGTATGAGCCCACGTACGAACTAGAAATCCAGCAGACACCGCCGccaattttctttctttgaattttttttagcagctttcacttcttttttgagagaggAGCTTTGACTTTTCTTGGGCAGGGAATATTTTGGGTATGGAAGAGTTTTGTCTTCGGCCTGGTCTAAACCTTGGATTCCCACCCGGCCCGCTGCTTCATGATGTGGCCCATAATCCAACTCCGCCCCAGTATAAATTCCTGCTTCATGAAGAAGCTATGCTGGTtttgtttttatgtttttaCCATCGTCATCTTACGAGTCTGTTATACTCCGTAAAAGATTGTGTATGCTGGTATTCACAATCATACGTGGTGAAATACAAGGCGGAACAGTGAGCTGTTGTAGTTCCCTCCATCGGTGAAATAGACAATGTACTAGGCATAAATAACTCACTGAAAAACAGGACGGAACAGTGAGCATTTCCAACAGTGAGTTCCCCGGCGGCTGCCCTCTTGGCCCAAGAACTCTAGCATTGCAACTAGAACTAGGGGTAGGTCATAGGATGCCATAATCCTCACCTTTTTTATTGTAGAGCAAACGTGTTTGCAAACGTAttgtgaaatgaaatgaatgagAATCTGTGTTTTATTTcattgattgatgatgatatatatatacaggtTGAAGGggcaccaatacatgcattggtgtcccaAACTTTTGCCTTCGCGTAAAACTTGGGACACGAACGGTTACAGTAACTGCCTACTAATAATTAAACTAATTGATCATATATTATTCTCAACACATGCGACGCCCGGTAGATTCGTGATGAGGGTGGCAAGGAAATACCAATTTGGGATGTGGATTATATAACCCCATGAATATTTAGGAGGACTACAATTTTGGGGCGTGGATTGTACAACCTGCATGCATATCAGCTGACAAAGTGGCTAGTGCTAAGTGTCGATGAGGGAAAGGGTTGGAGACCTCCGTCAGTTTCCGATCTGAAGATAACACTGATGGGGCCATTCACATCGAGGGGATGTTCTTGCTGCTGTTTGTCAAAGGTACACATTCACAGTGGAGCTTTTTGTTTGCCTAGATGCAGTGCTGTTGGCAAAGAACAGATGCTGGGCGAAGGTAGTCGGGATGGATGGTGCAGACTCACTAGAATCAGTTGAGTAAATCTCGAGCTGGTACCAGCCCATGGGCTGCGCAATTTGTTTCACTAATAGCAAAGACCAGCTCAAGCACACTCTAGCAATGAATTTTCGATTCTGTTCCTGGTTTCCTGAACGTAACTGATTGCCCCTGAGGAATAAAACTCAACGAAGTCTATCTAAAAAATAACGAACAATTGACAAACCCCAATGCGTATACAGTACATATCTAATAGGCAATGAAGCTGTACCAAGTTACAAAGTCAATACAATACAGATAACATTATTGGGATCACATTCTTCAAAAACTTAAATACAAGCACAAAGCCTTATATCAAACCCCAGTCATCAGCTCAACAATACACACAAACCACAGTGCTACCAAAGTTGGCACAACCCAATATATAGCTGAACAGCCAGCACCCAATGTTGCCATAACCAAACATCTCCAGTAGCAGCAAACACAACTCCGGATATATGTATTATCAAGTACGGGCCGCTCCGATGCTAGCGGTGCGAGACCATTTTGCGCCATTAGCCAGCAAGGCAAACCCATAGGCATACTCGGTTTCAGCCTCAGGACAGATGATTCGTTCTCCCTTGGTAACACTTGGTGTTTTTACCCCCTTGTCTTGGCTCTCTTCATTCCAAGGCTGTTGTGGAAAGGGGATGCTGAACCAGATCTTTGCATCCCTTCTTCACGGAGGGTGCCATTGAGCAATGCAAGCTCCCGGAGCTGCTGCTTCTTGAAGAAGTCCTGAGACTCATCCTGAATAGGGGGAAAACAGAAAGCAAGTAAGGCATTGTTCTGCAGAATAGTTCATGGGGTCTAAGGTCGAATAAAAGCAACCAGATTAAGAGTCCAAAAGGAAATATCAGTAGCAGACATACGATAGGCTTTAGAAGATCTTGAAGGATGTCACGGGCCTGCATCAGACGAGCATCAACAATTTCAACAGGAAGCTCTGCCTCTACCAATATATGTAGGGGTTCATTCAGATGTTCATATCCTGGCTTCCCACGCATCATCTCCTCCTACAAAGCATTATCACAAACAACAAGGTAAATTCCACTGTGATACAAAACAACCTCAAATATGCAGAAGATATATGCTTGCACAGGGTTAAAAATCACACCATATGGAAGTTGACAATAATAGACCTCTCCCCTGGTCATACTTATAGTTAAAATGCATAACCAATACTAGTCTATCTAACTGGTGAGATTAAGAAGCATGGTATCATGTGTTTTCTTACCCGAGCTGGATCTTTAATGCTACCACGGCCTCTTATTAGCACACGACAGTCAGTAGTTGCCTCCACTCGCTTCAATGAATTTCCTCTAGGACCAAGGATGCGACCAACAAAATTGTACTGGACAAATAAGCACGAAGCACCATGAGGACACAGCAATTCAAAGTGTTATAATAACTTAAGAATATCACACTTACTGTTGGATATTTGTCTACTGGAATATCAACCCTCAATGTTTTCTTCACAACTGGTCCCGAGGAGCTGCCTTGAGAACCTCCTAGCCAGCTATAAGCTGACGAACTCTGCAGTGGTCACAGATGGATAATTtataacatgattttttttaaagaacgACGGATATGGAGCAATAGAAGTAACTTTTGTTGTAAGCAATTGAAAAGTGAAAAGATTAAAGAAATGTAAATAACTAGTCAACCGCAGATGACTTTGAGTAATCAGAATAGTTATAGGATTACGCTAACAGTGCTGAAGTGACCGACTATTGTTGTGCTTGGTCATGCGAGTTATATTCCTATTGTTTAATTGACAAGCTAGGGCTTCAAAAGCTGTCACTGCGATATTTATGACCATTAAGGATAGGTTTACCACAATTCATTTTGATATCAATAATATAGATATTTTGAAGGCCAGCACCATTTTCCAATCCAGACACTAACAAGTATGAatcatcccaagctcatgttAAGGCAGCATGGGAAAATACAAGATGATGTTAGCATAGCGAGTTAGCGACCAACTAGTATATTGGTTAGACTTTTGGCAAATGGTGCCGAATTAGTGAATCAGCGTTAGCATGTTATCCAAACTCCAATGTTGCAATACAGAGAAGAGTTTAGTGGCATCTTTGAACCCCTTTCCTGGAAGGGATAATAATGTTAGCAAATTGGCATAAAGGACAAGACAATCAGTATCAAGAATTAACTTCAGTAGTGCCAAATCAGTTTGAAAAACGGATTTGAGATTCCAAGAATGCTAAATAAGCAAGCAATACAGAAAATGTAACCAACTCCGGTGGTGTCAATATTAGTTAGAAAAACCTGATCTAAGATTCCAAAAATGGTAAACGAGGCATGTAAGAGTAAGTTATGTTAAATGGTCAGTATCCATACTTCTGATTGAAATGCTGATGTCCACCCATTCATATCAGTTGCTGCTCCATTTGAATATAATCCTCCAGATGTTAGTGGACTACCATGTTCAAAGCCACTTTGATTTAAAAGAGAGGCGTTCTCCAATAGTGAGGAAACACGTAAAATTTCTGTTTCAAATTGCAATTTCAAGAACAAGATGTAAAATGTTAGCTGTTAGAATTAGTGATTagcacatgcatatatatatacctgaTAAGTTAGTATAAAATTACTGATCTAAAAGAACTTTTAAGTCCTTTACCATAAATGGTTAGGTAAGTCATATCGGTGTCAACTGAAAATCAACTCCACATGTAGTCAGTTGTATACATCTTGAATATTTATGCACTCTAGAATAAATGCAACCCAACTCCATATGTAGTCAGTTGTATATCTCTAGAATATTTATGCTCAGAAGAtatgcaaataaaaaacaactAATATGTGCTTGCAAAAGACTAGCAGAACAAATAAATAGTGCGATCAGAACTTGTTGAGgacaaaataaaaagagatACAACAAAACGCTAAATACAAGGTATACAATAAAtagttgaaattttgcatttcttttgtACAACTATTGGATGTTTTAAGGCTAGCACACTAGTGTTCATGAACCTGTGTTGGAATTTCCCTGTGTACAATATCTTCAGCTTGGAATTTCCCATTGACACGCCATCTCAAGGCATGGGCATTGGGTCAAGACACAAGGAAAATCACGATAGTTCAAATTACATTCTTTAGGGATGAGGTATGATTAAACCACATTCTGTCATTGAGCAATGAATTGTCGACTGACCATTAAGCCTATGAGCCTATGTCACCATGCCAAGGGTATCATTCCTTAATGATAATGTGGTGTTGTGGTAGTTACTGAGTTAGTGCCGAAGTGATTGATCTGCATAATCTAAATGTACCTTAACTAACTAGAATAAAGTCTAAGAGTAAAacacaccactagtccatgaactcagcaaaaatgaacactttagttcacgaactcgaaaaacgcacacttaaacccctaaactggaattactgtgtcactttagtccaaaagcGGTTCGGTgaggcttaaacacgccacgtggtcgccacgtcggcttcggcgaccCTTTCATCGGCGTCCTCCCGTCAAAATTGAGCGTTGTGGACTTGATAGCAACTTTAGgcgaggcggcagcggcaacaGCGTGGTTCTCAGGGCCCCAGGATCCCCGTCCGGGCGCGGCCGGCTAAGGcctggtgattttgcaaaaagaatcctgagaaaatcgagtagcagcccgcggtcctggccgaagccgacgtggcggccacgtggcatgTTTAAGGCTCGCcaaaccgtttttggactaaagtgacatagtagtcccagtttagggatttaagtgtgcgttttcggagttcatggactagtggtgtattttactcaaagTCTAatcataaattagttttaagGGAGGTAGTCCTAACTAATCTTAATGTAAGGAGATAGATGTTGCCATGTGCTCTTGAACCTTGACCTAAACCCCATGAACCCTAAAACTATCATGACAGTAGTTTTATCATCCTCTCAGCAAGCTATGGCCTAGGGATTATTTGGATGAGGGGGGTTTCTTTAGGAATTCTGGGATTTAATTCGTCTTTGAACTAAATCCTAAGAGTTCTGAAAAAACTCACTTACCCAAACAGTGCTTTACTGTCAATTCTAACACCCTTGTCTAAAGCATGCACATCATGGCACTAAGTAGAACACTATCTTTGATTCTCACAATCCTCAATTCACTTACAATAGCTCAGAATGTCAATTACACGTCATAAACCACAAACTAAAAGACTATTCTACAAGATTATTGTTGGCTGTCATTAAAGAATCCAGCAAGGCTGCAAACAAACACAATGTCTAGCATCAAATGTTGAGTAACTTGATGCACATGTTACAAAACAACTAAATGTAATGTCCACTGGTAGACTGCAAAGAGCTAGACGTAATAAGTTCCAAACTAATGGCACTACCGTATAAACTTTTAAATGTGGGCAGATATCCCAAAGAATTGATACCCCAGGTTCACGCACTAGAATCCTCctgatatatataca includes:
- the LOC100831248 gene encoding KH domain-containing protein At5g56140, producing the protein MSYMAYSPSPSTTPHSPRISGLRASSAAVADQEKYLSELLAERHKLNPFVPVLPHSIRLLNQEILRVSSLLENASLLNQSGFEHGSPLTSGGLYSNGAATDMNGWTSAFQSESSSAYSWLGGSQGSSSGPVVKKTLRVDIPVDKYPTYNFVGRILGPRGNSLKRVEATTDCRVLIRGRGSIKDPAREEMMRGKPGYEHLNEPLHILVEAELPVEIVDARLMQARDILQDLLKPIDESQDFFKKQQLRELALLNGTLREEGMQRSGSASPFHNSLGMKRAKTRG